Within the Candidatus Krumholzibacteriia bacterium genome, the region GGCGTCATGGCCTGGATGTCCACACGTCGATCCATGACGAGGGGATGGGGCCGGTGTACGGTCGCGGCAAGTCCGGTGTGCGCGAACGTTACCGCCGCGGAACACCCGCCGACCGCTCGTGGAACCGGGCCTTCAGCGTACCGAAGCTCTGCGCCTCGCCGCGTACGGACTCGAGGATCGACGCGCTCGTCCCCCCCGCCGCGGTCCAACCACAGGGCCAGTCCAGTTCGTCGGTGATGGCGGTCAGGCACACCGCGGCCTCGTCGATCGTGATCGACGTCTCCCCGAACGAATCCACCCGTTCGAACAGCAGGTCGAACCACGCCGGCCCGTCCAAGGGGGTGTCGCCGAAACCTTCGACCGAGGCCGGGTCGCGCCATTCGATCTCCACCACTCCGGGCTCGATCGGCGTCGCCGTGAAGTTCCACGCCGTCAGCGCGGTCGAGAGCAGGACGAGACGCACGAGTGGATAGACGTCGGGTCCCCGGCACGAGGAGAACTCGGCGGAGTAGATCCGGGCCTCGTCCTCGGTGCGAACGGTCAGATCGCGGGCCAGGAGTTCTTCCTCCAAGAGGACGAGTCCGGACGACTCGAGTCCTTCGACACCGACCTCGAGGGCCTCGAGCGTTCCCCCGTCGCGCAGGGCGACGAGATAGACCTCGAAGGGCTGGTTCGCCGACACGCATTCGGCGCCGACGAACACACGAAGCATCAGGGGGCTCCTCGACCTGTGGCCGGATCTGCGAAGGGAGGGAAGGCGCGGAGCGAGCGTACCAGAATTCCCGAGGGGGGGGGCAACCGCTGCCATCCACGAACGAACGCCGCGCCCTGACCCGCGATCACGCGGGATCCGCCAACCAGGCCTCGAGACCCTCCAGCCGGCTCTCGTAGCCACCGACGATGCTTCGGATCGACCCCTCCGGCACGACCGTCGACGTTTCCTCTCTCGCCACCTCGAGAGCGCGCCCGCTCTTCCGGAGCAGACCGCGCGCGACGTCACGGACGAGACCGTCGGGCAGGCCGGCGATGCGTTCCATCTGTTCGAAGTGTCGACCGGCGATCTTGTCGAGAATCGTGTGACGCCGATCGCCGATGGCGAGTGCGAAGCGCACCTGATTCCGGCGGAGTTCACCGCGATCGAAGAGCGGCTGCAGCGACACGACGTCGTACAGCGGCGCCAGACGGAAGCCACCGCGCGGATGCAGGGCGAGACTGAAGTTCTTGGCGTGGACGTCCGTCGCACCGAGCAGCCAGTTCGCAATCACGGCTTCGACGAAGAATCGTTGGTCGTCGGCGGGACGATCGCTCGCCCGAAGTACCCTCGAGATCTCGACGAAGCCGGGCCCTCCGTCGATCTCGTACTTTCGCGCTGGCGGGATGCCGCATGCCTGACAGAGATCCTCCTGCGGTCGCCGGAGCAGACGACCATCGGACGCCCACTGCCGGTCGAACCGCTCCACGACGAGCGCTCGGGTCGTCGCGAAGGTCTCGACGCGCGTCTTTGCCACGGGTAGATCGAGGGCGGCGAGAACACGCAGGCAGAAGTGTTCGTTCTCGACACTGTCGCCCAGGTCGATGCCGTCGGATCGCCGGCCGATCGGGGGCTTCAGGATGTGCGTCGTCGCCGTCGTGCCGCGCGGAAGCTTCCACCGATCTTCGTGCCACAGCAGCGCGGTCTTCTCCTGGGCGCCGGCGAGCGAGATGCGGAAGGCCGCATCCGCGTCGATCCCGAGAGGCTCGCTCCCGAGGTGCTCGAGAATCGACGCGATCTCGTCGTCATCCACCGGGCGTGCGTCGATCGTTCCCGGATCGCCGGGGTCCTCGTCCGCCGGGAGGAATTGCAGGGCGCCGACGCAGTCCCGACCGATCGCGCGCAACAGGTTCAGGACGTCGGTGTCGCGGGTTCCGGTGCGCGTCGCGATGCGCTGCCGCACGCTTTCGTCGTCGGGCAGGAGATTGTCGAAGACCGCATCGACCGCGTCGCCTCTGTGGGGCTCTTCGCGGAGTGGGAGCGACGCGGAGATCGCGAAGGCCTGCTCCCACGTGAGCCAAGAGGGTGCGTAACGGAACTCGAGACGACGGGTCCGGGAGTTCCCGAGCTCGCCGACCGAACGCCCGTTGAGCAAGACGTGCAAGGGCCCCGCCGGATACCGCGGCATCAGAAGAGTTCCTCGAGCGATCGCTCCGCATGGCGGACCCGCGATCGCAACACGAGTTCCAGATCGAGGGCCGCGAGCACGGCGATCACGGTGCTCAGGCGCGTGGCGCCTGCCCCGCCCTCGAGGCTGGAAATCGTCGCTTGCCGCAGACCGGCGCGGCGGCCGAGCTCCTGCTGGGTGAGCCCTGCGCGACGCCGCAGACGCCGGAGGGCGCTGCCGAGCTGCTTTTCGTCACGAAGAGAGGTGTCCATGGCGATCTCCTCGAGCAGACAATACGCTTTGACGTATGCGGCGTCAATATACGCTTTGGCAGTTAGACGAGGAGCATACGGTATCGCGTATATCGCCTGGAGTCCACGGCATGGCGCGCGGCGGTAGGTATCCGCTCGAGAGGGCAGCGCATTGCAGGGTCGACGGAGGCGCACCCCCTGCTCTACCCCCAATGTGGCGTCGAGACGAAAGGTGTCGCCATGATCCAGGACGTCGGCGTCGTCACGGACGGAAGGGGCGAGTGGTGGGGATTGATCCACCTTTTCGCTCGAGCGCTATGAACCCAGACCCGGATTCCTCCTTGGTGCAGCGGCTGAGCTGTCCGAGGAACGGGGTCCACCTCTGCCGCTCGATCGCGGTCAGACCGACGCAGTCGCGATACAGCAACTGCGCCCACGACTGTCCCGCATCCCGGGTCTCCCAGAGTCGGCCACCCTCGCCGTGGGAGATGCCCAACCAGTGCTCGTCGGTCAGACACGCGCTGCCGATGAGGTAGAACGGCCCCTGGAAGGTCGAGTTCATCGTCCAGGAGCCGCCCCCGTCGTCGCTTCGTCCGTGCCCGTTGCCGAACAGGGCGAACACCGTGTCGGGATCGAGCAGGAACACCTCTTGGAGCCCGCCGAACGGGGGCGTGAAGACCTGCGTCCACGTCGCGCCTCCGTCGACGGAGCGGTGGGCAAGACCCTCGCCCACGAGAAAGACCTCGGTGGAACTCTTCCAGAGGTGATGGTGGCCCCGGCCCACGCCGGGGCCCACGTCGTTCCAGGTGATCCCGTCGTCGGTGCTGACCAGCAGCACGCCTGCCTCACCGGTGACGGACACCGCGCCGTCCGTCGTGATTCGTCACGCCGCTGCCCCGATCCGGGCCCCTCCATGTCCCAGAGTGATCAGCCCTCGTCACCCGCTTCCATCGAGAAACGGCACGGCGCAACGATCGGCCACCACCACGACCGCGATCGGGAGCCGGCGTCCGTCCCCCTTTTTCCTGACGGAATCCACGGACTCCCGACGGCTGGAGGGACACACCCGATCCAACGAGGATTCCGCCTTGTCGATGCGCTACACTCCCGCAGTCGCCCCTCCGACCCCCGCCTGCCCATGTCCTCGTTGCCCTCCGACATCACGCGACTCCTCAACCTCGCGGCGCAGGGAGACCATGCGGCGGCCGACGCCGTTCTCCCGGCCGTCGTGCGCGAGCTCCGGGACCTGGCGAACGCCCGTCTCGCACGGCTTCCCGCCGGACAGACGCTGCAGCCGACCGCACTCGTCAACGAGGTCTGGCTCCGCCTGGCCGATGGCGGCGCCACGGAATGGGAGGGCCGCCGGCACTTCTACTTCGTCGCCGCGCGTGCGATGCGCGACGTGCTGGTCGAGGTCGCGCGCCGGAAGGGGGCGGCCAAACGCGGCGGGGAACGCCAGCGCGTCACCATCGACGAGGCCCATCTCGTGATCGAATCTCCCACCGACGACATTGTCGCTCTCGATCGCGCCCTCGAACGTCTCGAGGAGATCGACGCGCAGGGTGTGCAGATCGTCATGCTGCGCTTCTTCACCGGACTCGACGTCGACGAGACCGCGCGCGCCCTCGAGGTGTCCAAGAGCACCGTCGAACGCAAATGGCGTTTCGTGCGCGCGTGGCTGAAGAAGGAACTCGACGCCGGGGACTGAACTCCTTGCCGAGGTCGATCGTGGACCGAGAACGCCATGAACGGCTCGAGGAACTCTTCCACCGGGCCCTCGAAGTGCCCGGGGAGCAGCGCGCCGCCTTTCTCGACGACGTCTGCGGCACCGACACCGCGCTGCGCGCCGAACTCGAGGCTCTGCTCGCCGAGGACGCCGGCGCCGACGAAGTGATCCGCCCCACCGCGATCATCGAGCGCGAGGCGGCGGCACCGGAGACGATCGGTCCCTACCGCGTGATCGAGACGCTCGGCGAGGGCGGATTCGCCACGGTCTACTCTGCCTGGCAGGAGGAGCCGGTCCGTCGCAAGGTCGCGGTCAAGGTGCTCAAGCCGGGACTGGACTCGAAGGCGGTGCTCACACGCTTCGAGGCCGAGCGACAGGTCCTGGCGCGCATGGACCACCCCTCGATCGCGCGCGTCTACGACGCGGGTCGTACCGAGGACGGCCGCCCCTACTTCGTCATGGAGTTGGTCGACGGCCCCGACATCGTCCGCTACGCGGACCACGAACGCCTCGACGTCGAGTCCCGCGTGGTGCTGATGATCGACGTCTGCCGCGCCGTCCAGCACGCCCACCAGAAGGGGATCATCCACCGCGACCTCAAACCCAGGAACGTGCTCGTGACGACGGTCGACGACCGTCCGCTCGTGAAGGTCATCGACTTCGGCATCGCCAAGGCGGTGTCGCCGGACCTGGGGTCGACGTTGGTCTTCACCACGCACGGTCAGTTCGTCGGTACCCCGGAGTACTGCAGCCCCGAGCAGGCCGACCCCGGCAACCTCGACGTCGACACGCGGGCCGACGTCTACTCGCTGGGTGTCCTCGCCTACGAACTCCTCACGGGCACCCTGCCCTTCCCGCGCGAGTCCCTGATGCGAGCCGGTCTGGCCGAGGTGCTGCGCGTCCTCCGCGAGGAGACCCCGCCTCGGCCGAGCACCCGCGTGAGCACCGCGGGCGGCGACCTCGATTCGATCACGTCCTCGAGGAAGACCGACGAGCGCGCGCTCACGCGCCGACTGCGCGGCGAACTCGACTGGATCCTGCTCAAGGCCCTGGAGAAGGAACGTACCCTTCGCTACGAGACCGCGAACGGGCTGGCCATGGATCTACGACGCTTCCTCGACGGCGACGTCGTCCTCGCCGGCCCGCCGAGCGTGGGCTACCGGCTGCGCAAGACCCTGCGGCGCTACCGCGTGGCCGTCACAGTGACGGGCGCGTTCATCGGAGTGCTCGTCGCCTTCGCCGCCGTCATGACGGTACAGGCGCAGCGCATCGCCGTCGCGCGCGACGAGGCCGAGCGCGAGGCCCGCACCGCCGAACGCACGGCGAGCTTCCTGGGCGGTCTCTTCGAGTACTCCGACCCCGGCGAGTCGCGCGGGCGCGTCCTGTCATCGCGGGAACTGCTCGACCTCGGCGCGGAGAAGATCGACGAGGACCTGCAGGACGAGCCGCTCGTGCGGGCGAATCTCCTGGTCACCCTCGGTCAGGTCTACCGCCGGATCGACGAGGCGCCGCGTGCGGTCGACTTCCTGGAGCAAGCCGTCGCCCTGCGCGAGCAACACCTCGGCGACGACGCACTCGAGACGATCTACGCGCGGGCCAGCCTGGTGGGCGCCTACATCGCCGCCGACCGCTTCGGCCACGCGATCCCCCTGGCCGAACGCAACGTCACGGACCAGGCGCGCCTGCGCGGAGCGACGGATCGAAGCGTCCTGCGCGCCCGCCACTCGCTCGCGAATCTGTACCTCGGTGCGAGCCGTGTCGACGACGCGATCGCGTTGTACGGAGAGGTGTGGGAGGTGCGGCGCCGCGTGCTCGGCGACGACGACAAGGACACCCTCTACGCGCAGTACGGCCTCGCCAACGCCCATGTCGAGAACGGGCGCGACGACCTGGCAGAGCCGCTGATGCGCGAAGCACTCGAGCGTCTGCGCGTCGTCCGCGGCGAGGACCACCACAACACGCTCATGATCATGGCCGCGATGGGGCGGCTCGACGCGCGCCAGGGCCGCACCGAACGAGCGATCGCTCTGCTCGAGGAAGCGCTCGCCG harbors:
- a CDS encoding type II toxin-antitoxin system HipA family toxin — protein: MPRYPAGPLHVLLNGRSVGELGNSRTRRLEFRYAPSWLTWEQAFAISASLPLREEPHRGDAVDAVFDNLLPDDESVRQRIATRTGTRDTDVLNLLRAIGRDCVGALQFLPADEDPGDPGTIDARPVDDDEIASILEHLGSEPLGIDADAAFRISLAGAQEKTALLWHEDRWKLPRGTTATTHILKPPIGRRSDGIDLGDSVENEHFCLRVLAALDLPVAKTRVETFATTRALVVERFDRQWASDGRLLRRPQEDLCQACGIPPARKYEIDGGPGFVEISRVLRASDRPADDQRFFVEAVIANWLLGATDVHAKNFSLALHPRGGFRLAPLYDVVSLQPLFDRGELRRNQVRFALAIGDRRHTILDKIAGRHFEQMERIAGLPDGLVRDVARGLLRKSGRALEVAREETSTVVPEGSIRSIVGGYESRLEGLEAWLADPA
- a CDS encoding helix-turn-helix domain-containing protein; this translates as MDTSLRDEKQLGSALRRLRRRAGLTQQELGRRAGLRQATISSLEGGAGATRLSTVIAVLAALDLELVLRSRVRHAERSLEELF
- a CDS encoding ECF-type sigma factor; the encoded protein is MSSLPSDITRLLNLAAQGDHAAADAVLPAVVRELRDLANARLARLPAGQTLQPTALVNEVWLRLADGGATEWEGRRHFYFVAARAMRDVLVEVARRKGAAKRGGERQRVTIDEAHLVIESPTDDIVALDRALERLEEIDAQGVQIVMLRFFTGLDVDETARALEVSKSTVERKWRFVRAWLKKELDAGD
- a CDS encoding serine/threonine-protein kinase — translated: MDRERHERLEELFHRALEVPGEQRAAFLDDVCGTDTALRAELEALLAEDAGADEVIRPTAIIEREAAAPETIGPYRVIETLGEGGFATVYSAWQEEPVRRKVAVKVLKPGLDSKAVLTRFEAERQVLARMDHPSIARVYDAGRTEDGRPYFVMELVDGPDIVRYADHERLDVESRVVLMIDVCRAVQHAHQKGIIHRDLKPRNVLVTTVDDRPLVKVIDFGIAKAVSPDLGSTLVFTTHGQFVGTPEYCSPEQADPGNLDVDTRADVYSLGVLAYELLTGTLPFPRESLMRAGLAEVLRVLREETPPRPSTRVSTAGGDLDSITSSRKTDERALTRRLRGELDWILLKALEKERTLRYETANGLAMDLRRFLDGDVVLAGPPSVGYRLRKTLRRYRVAVTVTGAFIGVLVAFAAVMTVQAQRIAVARDEAEREARTAERTASFLGGLFEYSDPGESRGRVLSSRELLDLGAEKIDEDLQDEPLVRANLLVTLGQVYRRIDEAPRAVDFLEQAVALREQHLGDDALETIYARASLVGAYIAADRFGHAIPLAERNVTDQARLRGATDRSVLRARHSLANLYLGASRVDDAIALYGEVWEVRRRVLGDDDKDTLYAQYGLANAHVENGRDDLAEPLMREALERLRVVRGEDHHNTLMIMAAMGRLDARQGRTERAIALLEEALAGQIAVYGEASSVVRGTRTALENVRSGRTRD